The segment ttacgttcccaaccacgctcggggacttgtctaccagtctctacgccgtgctcggagactgtgccgaccaccgagcacgtttacgttcccaactacgctcggggactggccgatCAGTCTCTAtgtcgtgctcggggactgtgctgactaccgatcgtgctcggagactcatcaatcactccctgCGCTGTGCTCGGGGCTTGCTTTGATCACTCTCCAACCACAGCTTGAGGACTGTtcttctcagttacatatgaattggactcatatacaactgaagggtaattttattttttagaccttgctacaaggctcatacttcgccttccagcaagctcgaggactacatcggtacgatgcatctggcgatgcatctcagtttcataatttatatgaagacttttttgaccctggcaccacgtgcctacgtcacctactaccaggctcggggactaagtgggcacacttcaccttgcggtgaatatgcttgcttttttgagatctatacttttcaaaaaagtaaagttgacacacttcaccaggaaagaaatctttttaaatttagagcaccatgcattcttcgaacaacctgtttcttcgatgtcaatgttgatcaactgtcttttgagttggtcaaaatactgttgcaactgtttgggcgactttcttacttatttgaagacgtcaagcctcactgatcgaagaagctcaagacggcgtgttacatcacaatacatggtgctcggggactagctgtgggggtataaacccctataccctcatgggcctatatgggccgcaccatcagaggtggctcggcccacaggatgaagacgtgcggcgcacgactggtcggcgtgcaccgcaaggctacaagatattgtaccaaataggatactttgcttgtaactctgtcccttcaggatatataaggaggggcagaggtcccctagaggacaagtcatacagatcatattctctcaacacaaatcaatacaaccagacgcaggacgtaggtattacgccaactcggcggccgaacctggataaaaagcttgtccgtgtcttgcgtcaccatcgagttcgtagtttgcgcaccgtctaccgataaactactaccgtgggtataccctaaggtagactgccgaccagctttcgtcgacagtatgATTGGCACAGATCGCTTACTATTTGCCATGCATAAGCCTGGGCATTCGGGTTACCCGATTTTTTcgggtcgggtaattcgggtaattcaaaattcgggtaatgaaaattgttacccgatattagtttcgaaaaaacactacccgcaatttcgggtacccgctaattcgggttcgggtattcccgatttacccgaattttcaaaaaacaacacactatacaaaattttaatagcaatttatatataatttcagcagcaatttgtatagaatttcaatagcattttgtagagaataatatgttactatcacttgttcaaacaaagagaattatgttctaataaattgataagttctaatatttaactatcaacacatgataaatacaaagatATAGACAAATATTCGGATAATTCGGGTAGTTCGGGTACCGGGGgatattacccgaattacccaaactaatttcgggtaatcaaaatcgctatccgaatttaggatcgggtacctcgggttcgggtaattcgggttcggatccgggtaattcgggtacgggTAATGGGTATCGGGTAATTTGCCCAGGCCTAGCCATGCACAGCTATCAACTACACTGAGGGATGCAATTCTTGGCAGACATTTTGAAGAGCCGTTTAAATGAATGTTTTGACAACTTCCCTAAAGATCTCCAAGTCATGATTAAGGACTTAGACAAAATGTAACTTAGATGGTTAAGGACTTATGCAAAAGTGTTTTCAGATTGTATGCTCAAATATAATTATGTAAAAGTTAAATTATGGAAACAAAAATATTggttgttttcatgtatatccCTGAGATaaaaccgtagcgttagcacgggcattatactagtCACACAGAGTTTGAGAGACTCGAGACAAAAGCAAGGATGTGTTTGGTTGGATGCGTTCACTTTATTCTAACCCCATGGGCCCATATAAAACTGAGAAAGAAGCCTAATTGGTTACCTGCTGAGTGGATGTAGCCTACATAAATAGATACTACAAAATTATAGACTCAATCATTCATACATTTAAACTATATTCACTAGCTATCTTGGTTGGATGAATGCAGTGTTATCTTGTACTGGCCCACATGTCACCCTCTAGCGAAGAGTTTCTGTATCCACCCATATGAGCAACCAAATATCTTCACAGGATTATTACATACATCCGgagatttcttttttttgtgaaaAAGGTATTCGGAGAAGATTACTGCATCCATCTATGATCTATACAACCAACCAAATATTATTCTATCCATGCAACCAACTAAATATTATTCTTTTGAGACCACTATATTTGCTGAGATAGTGTACCATTCAACATCGAAAGCAACCAAACACGTCTACGACTACGAGCCCATCCACGCACCATACCGGTCTCCGTGCCCTCTCGTCGCCATGGACCCATTGCCGTTATTATTATTTAtagataaatagataaataaataaataaatagatagtTGATAGATATTGCCCCCACTTGCCATTCTCCGATGCTCACACGGTCACAACACAAGCCGAGCCCGctgacgcggcggcggcggggtctCCATCCGGCTGGCCCGCGACGGCGGCCACACGGCGTCCCGCCCTTAGCGTGCGCCAAGCGGCGGCGCTGTCAGTCAGTCCGCCTCGCGGGTGACGCGATTCTCTGCGCGCGAGGTCACCCCCGGTTTCCTCTTGCATCAGGTGAACCATCGGATCCGAGTCACCGTGATCGAAGCTCTCGCCGACGGGCGACTCCGCCTATAGCTCTGACCTGACGCAACGACCATGTGGCGGATCCGGTGTGCTCTGGCACCTGTGGGGTTAAATTAATGCGTGAGCTTATCCTCAAGGAGTATTAGCGGGGTTGTTGATTGCGAAACCACGGTTTGGTGTGGATGATAATCTAGTACGGCTCTGATTTGGTTGGCGTAGTTTGGTTTATGTCCGTGGGCTGTGGCACTTGGATTCTCTCTGGAATCTGGACTGGAGCCGCTgaactttggccttgtttacttccaaaaaattttgcaaaatatgaatagtaacgttttcgtttgtatttgataaatattgtccaattatagactaactaggctcaaaagattcgtctcgtcaattacgaccaaactgtgcaattagtttttatttttatctatatttaatactgacggggaatctgaaaaattttgcaaaatttttgggaagtaaacaaggcctttgaggGCGTCTCCAACTGCATAGCCAGATGAATTTTATATATTGCTTCTGTATAGAATCTAGAAGttgttttggacaaggtttggtttaaacattggaaatataatttatcaataatttttaaattattaagtttgtaaatataaaaattatatgaatagatttgtcttgaaaaatactttcatatatatatatatatactattttTATCTAAATATTCTTTTAAAATAAGAGGTTAAAGTAGTGTTTGCAGATCGTGTCGCTGTCCTAAATGACTTCTAAATCATATACGGAGGAAGTCCTATATTTAGGATAGAGAAGGCTAGAAGTGAATTCGCTAGCATCAAACAAACCGTCATATTCGCACACTTCCTCATAAAGCTTCCCCATAAAATCTGTCTGCCTCTCTCCTCTTTATATGTTTTACATGTCTgtgcttttatttttttattctatCTTATGTACATGTTGCTAGCTATTTGTTGCAGCCCATTGCGGACGCCATTACGGTTGGGTTTTACGGTTCTTTCTAACCCACTTGTCGATTTGATTTTTTCTACATGTACTCTGGAGTAGTTTTCCTTTTTAAAAGGAGCAAAGTACTAATATTTTGGACGAGTTACTTGTGGGACAAGAAGGAATTAAATAAGGTCAAGTTGTGTCAAGTGTGGGGGTTTGCCCTTTAtgttatttatttgtttatattttgaaaaaaagGTCAAAAGCTTGAATGTTTCGAGAGGGAATTACTCCAAAGGCAAGCGGGGTTAGTTTGAGACGGCGATAGCCAGCGGTTTGAAAATGACTTGGACTCGGTTTTTGAATCACCAGTATGAAGCGAAGGTCTTTTACGTTGCCATTCACTTTAACACAGCTTCGTATTCACTGAAAAATCTGTATTATAAAGCAAAGCAAGAATAAGAAGATTGTGACTGTGACGTGGACAATTCAACGAAATGGTAGAGAAGAGAACTCTTCAGGTGACACGCGAAAGATTTTAGCAATTATATTAAGATGTTAACTAGTACGTGCAAAGAAAGGTACAGGTCAAATGTAGGATCCATGCAAATCGTCATCACGCTACCGATTCCGGGATAGGCTGGCTTCATGGGATTGGGCCAGGTCTCAGTTTAAAGAATGGTCTAGCCGACCTACTGCACACTTGTCCGTTTCTCAATGGGAGAATTCATATCACCAGCATGTGTCCACATTAGCTCATAACTCGGCAATGAGATGGAATGAAAGGGATTATTAATCCGCAAATAACAAATTTCCACTGGCCACAATGCAGACAGGCGAAAATGGTTCCCGGATAACGGTGGAAGAAACTGATGTGTATTTACTGTATACGTATAAAATGTTACATCTGTACGGATACAGCCGTATTATTTGCACTATTTTCATACGAGTACAGCATTCAGAATTTCAGATCCACAGAGGTCCCCATGGCTCCTTTGGCATGAAATCAGGTAGCTGGACTTGCCATTGCCAGTCTGATGACTGGTTCTGCTGCTTCCAAGAGAAGCAGGGGCACTTAGCAACGGTGCTGTTATGCTGCGTTTTTTCCACAAAGTTCAAGCTGCGTGACATTCTGCGAGACTGGCTTTCTTAGAATAGGGAAATCAGATCTTCAAGGTTCTCGAGATGGAAATGGTTCTTCTTCAGCCTTCTGCGGCGCGTGCTGCTTGTCCTGTGCACCAAACAGTTGCCATTTCAGTCAGACAGATAGATGGCAACAACAGTTAAGAGCTAAGGAAACACAATTGCAAATTGTGAAAGGTTATAGTCAAACTGGCAGGAAGTAAGCTCATAACAGAAGCAACAGACGTGCATTACATTTGAAAACAATACTTTTTGAAACGAAGTGAAAAGAACACTTGCGCTAGATAAAAAAACCGTAAGTAGGACACTCACCAATACTGGTTATGAAACACCACGGTGTCTGCTGGAACAGGATTCCCATCATGATTTCTGTTCCACTGATAGACAGCATGAGTCCTGTTTTTCAGTTGTAAAAGTGAATGACCATAACTGGCCTCCCTGAACGCTGAGTAGTCTGGCTGGGGGTCATAAAACCTGCAAAATGGTGGGTTAACCTAACAGGCAAGGCTTGTAAGActttgagaaaaaaaatgaaagcaATAATGTGAAGGAAAAACTATCTATCTCTGATGCTAAGGTAAGACGAGACTTGAAAGTTGAAACCATAATCTCAACCGCAATTTTCTGTCTAGTAGGCCAGATGAGTGTATGAGTTCAGTAAACATAATAGCACCAATAAAACGTTTGCCGGCTTTTAGTTCCTCTCACCTTGAAGCAAGTCCTTCCTGGTTGCCTCCATCACCAACTGTTATGTAAACGGGAGCAGATTTGTTTGGCACTGGATATCGATTTCCCGATGTTATGTTGTAGTTGACATTAGAAATGCGGTACTGCAAGTGTAGGGTATCAATGAGAGATCAACATTCAGATATCTGATTCAACTCTGAAGGAACAAATTCACAGTCCAGACTCCAGACTAACCTCAGAAATTCTACCAtgtgaaaaaaaattcaaatggaAGGAAACTTTGCTGAAGGGAAGAACTTACTGATCTCTCATAAGCATGAACATGCCCTGCAAATACCAAGTCGACCTTGTACTTCACAAACCATTTCTCAAAAGCAGCCCTCATACTCTCGCCCTCCATATAATGTGCCTCATTGCTGTTGTACATGGGAGAATGCATGAGAACGATAAGCCAAGGTGTCTTTTCCCTGTCCACACGCTTGAATTCGTTCTTCAGCCACCACCATTGAGGAGTGTATTTTACTAATAACCATCAGAAGTTTAGAAGTTAGGTCACAAGCTTGAATGGGAATATGCCACAAAAGAAACTAACAAATCAGGGAGCAATCCAGCTACTAAATCAAGCATGTTTCTGAATATCTAGTAGTATATATGATGCCAATTTAAAGGGGTTACTGTGAGCATACTCATTAGGGAAGCATTATTTGGCTAGTGAGAAATGACTACATTTCAGTCAAATCTTGCCTTCTGTGCAGGCTTGCAAATCCAAATTCATTCATGAATTTGCAATGTTTTTGCATCGTGCGAAGGAGTCAATTTCCCcttataagagcatctccaaaagattaggtaaaattatatcttaaactacaagatttagccattgtctacaataaaaaactcactcaaagcatagagttccacaacagtctttgtataggatagctagtgaggacaacatgctatatatgacaagcaAAAGTTTAGGGatagcaaacttgctattttagcaaactaGATAGCACACCTGTTGGAGTTTAATTTTTgctttaaaaatgtaaaaatagcctagataacatggatagcatatctattggagttgctctaagtgaCTGGGTAGATTCTTTTGTACAAACCTAGCTTCCTTTTCCTTGTTTGTTTGCTCAGTTGTTTAACTATTTTTTCTAATATATGGATTTATTCAGTAGGGGTTCGCCCCTCCTGTTTGTTTCAATTAGGGAAGCACCAACACCTATTTCCCACCCAATATTACAGGTTACAACTGTTCATCACTTAACTGCATTTAAACTTTCACTTTTCACCAAAACCAAAGGAACCttagatatataaataaaagtaacaAGGTGTAAGACACAAATGACTTTAAACTTCTTGCAGCCAGAGAACTTCATATGTATagcaaaacaaaagaaaagcttgAAGAGAATGTTACCAAATGGAGAGTAGCTAGACAACACGATGATATGAGCAGATGCACGCCTGACAGCATACCACATAGGAGAACTGCTCTTTGATGCCAAATATGGAGTCATATACCTATGCAAATATGGCTTGAATGTAGAAGTTTCTCCCTGGAAATGtcgaataaaaaaataaagaagttACTGACAGAAAAGACAAGCCTGTTTTCCCCCTTTTAGAAGCAGGTTTAGGTAGTCATGTTCAAATGGAAGGTGCTGCATTCTATTAGCAAAGTTGTGAACATAAATTACCAGATCAGGCCTGTACTCTATTTCATGGTTTCCAGTATTCCAAATCCATGGCTGGTATGCAGTACTGCGCTCAACAAATCGACCCCAAGAATCCCAACGAATGCCATCATTATGTTCATATCTATCAGCATACGACAAGTCCCCAACAAAAAGAACAGTTTGACCTCCAGTTTTCTCATAATGTTGAAGAGTTGAGAGAGAATTAAATGTTTGCCCCAGATCACCTGGAACAGCAGAGATAGAAAGAGTTGGGATCAATCTGCTCAAAGTGCTGAATCAGTAATGCTAAGGCAATATAATTTGCCTAATTTTTGTCCATGACGACTAATTGATTTTCTATTTTTCCAGAATGCCTTTTATGGAAGGTCAGAGTGCATATCAGGAGACAGGAGTTGTTTCAGAATATACCTGGTGAGATTGTAAACATAGCCATGAGCCAGGCTTCATCATTATATAGTGTAAGCTGATTAAAATGAACACATGTTTGCTGTACTCAACACCTATATTATCCATTTAGTGTAAGCTGATTAAAATGAACACATGTTTGCTTGTACTAACACCTATATTATCCATTTGGGGCTCTGCTCCCTCAGATATGCTGACACTCTCTCTTATCGTGGGGTGTGAGCACGGGGTGACGGGGGCAGAATGTCTGCATGGCGGGGTGCCATGATTATTTACATTTTCTATGGTCACTGGTTAGTATTGGAGAGGTACCCAAACGGTATTGTTTGCTCCAATTTCTAGCTAGCTAGGCAAAGTCAAAAGCAATCTCTGACCAATTGCAATATGCAGTGATTGAAAgtaataataattaaataagaAAAGACAAACCTATGATGCCAAATGTGTATGATGCATCTGGATCAATTGCTGGAGGTGTTTCAAACCAGAATTCTCGAGCTGAATCTCCGCTACCAATCTTGTAATAATATTTAGTGTTATACTGCAAAGTGCAAACAATAAAGTTACAGCACATATTTGGAATTTTACATAGCATCATGTTAGAATAAAATAACCTTGTACAGTTGAAATTCGATAAATAAAAATTCTGTGGCCAATCCAACATGGGCATGCTAATTGAGAGGTAGCTGCGTAAATAGCATTCTAAAAAGTAGCTGCATTAAGAGAAGTTATCTCTATTAAAGAAGCACTGTGTTTGAGCTATGATATTTGGCAGGGTGAATAATGTGCAGGGCAAACATTTTGAATAAGAATATAAAATAAAGCCTGAATTGAAGTATAGGAAAAAAAACGAAACCTACTGGTAATATTACCTCAAGGCCATCAACAAGGCAATGGTGTATGTATCCAGATTTGTAATCGTAAAACGTATAATTTGTTGTTGTTCCTTCTGATTTCTGGTCATATTGTTTCTCCTTGCCATAAAACACTTCACTTGGCCCAGGTTCTTCCGGAGTAACCCAAGATACTATAACTGCCTTTCCATCATAGTCACCTTGGGTGATATGAACCTGGTACCAGCATGATGTAAGCACTAAACAGACTATACAATGATAGCACTAATAATGAGCTGCAATCTGGTGACAAAATTACTTACCTGCTGTGGAGCATTATATCCCTTTGGAATGGCAAACCATTCACTATCTAGAGGTATATCTGTAGATGGGAACTCTGTGCGCACGTAAGAGCTTGTTCGACCAGAGGCAACACCACTAACCAGGCATGAAAGAACATGTAGCGATAACACGAGCAAGCCCCAACCCCTCATTGGTTCAAGAGTTGACGTTACTCAGCCTGCTTAAGAGATTCATTGGATTGCAAATGAGCTAGTTTTCACTGATCACACAACAGAAATATTACACCAATGAACTAGCAACAAAAGACTTTTGGTCAGAAGAATAGCAACTGAAGTTATTAAATTGCGTAATAGCAGCAGAACATATAGATCTCATTATCCTAAGATCATCAGTGCGGTCTTAGATACAGTGTCAGCAGATGGCTAAAGAAAAATAAACCTTGATCATTATTGTGATATTGCCAAACCATGACACACTGCCCTTAAATGCAAATATGATCACTCATCTATTACATAGTAAAAGTAGCTGGCAAGTCTTTTTGCAGAAACGAAGGAAGGAGGAATCTTTTAGAAAATCTCACAAAAAAGGAGAACGTCGAATTTTCCAGCTATTAGTCTGGTGGACCCTACCCATGACTAATATAGATCATAACCGTTTGAGGCTACTAGGAACCTATTTCAATCCAACTGCAAAAGGATAGAAAGAATCTTGAATCATAGAAACAACCATCTTAAGTAAATCTACAGCCTGTAATCTAGCGTGAAAAAAAACAATGAATAAGAGAACACAAAACCATTTATTGGCCTTAGAGCTACCATTCAAGAAATAGTAAGAACAAACAACAAATAGAAGAAAGAATATACGGAGCAGCACAAGTGTACAGGTAAGGAAGGTAAGACGAAGACAAACAAGTCTTTCCAGCACCTGATAACATGCAACTTCAATTTTTGGTACAGTACCTCTTTTTACTTGTTTTTTCCTTTGTGAGGTAAAGGTGTGTAGAAACTAGGAACTATCCCAACAACTGAATTCCTTTCTGCTTTGGATTCCATACTCACCATCCATTTAACAAGAGTAGTAATTCTGAGTGATTTTTCTTAACACATCAGTAGGCTGAGGACATATAACCGTTGAAAAAGTGTTAATTTTGCTTATTATTTCTGCACGAACATTAGTTCGCACGAGTTTCGTTGTATCCCCGACTTAATTGGGCACCAAGAACTCAAGTAGTGTGGTGAAAGCCAACTAGCGTCGATCTTGAGCGTGAAGAAGCAAAGGAACCTAGCCAAAACATGGATAGATGGATTTGTACTAACAAGGCACCACGCAGCACGCCAATACACAACGCACCGAACCAACGTAGAGACAGAGACAGAGACAGAGAAAGATTTGGATCTGCTAGCGAACAAGACCAACTCTTCAGAGGAACGGAGGCCGTCCTAGGATTACCTGCCAACGAAAGAGGAGACCAATTGGCGCTCGGGTGGGATCTCCGCTCCACAAAGGAGGAGATGAGCAATGGCCTCAGCGCACCCTGGAGCGGCAGGTGCAGGAGCCTCCCGGCGGGCTCCGTGCTCGACGGCGCTGCCGCAGCG is part of the Sorghum bicolor cultivar BTx623 chromosome 10, Sorghum_bicolor_NCBIv3, whole genome shotgun sequence genome and harbors:
- the LOC110430784 gene encoding phosphoenolpyruvate phosphatase, with the translated sequence MRGWGLLVLSLHVLSCLVSGVASGRTSSYVRTEFPSTDIPLDSEWFAIPKGYNAPQQVHITQGDYDGKAVIVSWVTPEEPGPSEVFYGKEKQYDQKSEGTTTNYTFYDYKSGYIHHCLVDGLEYNTKYYYKIGSGDSAREFWFETPPAIDPDASYTFGIIGDLGQTFNSLSTLQHYEKTGGQTVLFVGDLSYADRYEHNDGIRWDSWGRFVERSTAYQPWIWNTGNHEIEYRPDLGETSTFKPYLHRYMTPYLASKSSSPMWYAVRRASAHIIVLSSYSPFVKYTPQWWWLKNEFKRVDREKTPWLIVLMHSPMYNSNEAHYMEGESMRAAFEKWFVKYKVDLVFAGHVHAYERSYRISNVNYNITSGNRYPVPNKSAPVYITVGDGGNQEGLASRFYDPQPDYSAFREASYGHSLLQLKNRTHAVYQWNRNHDGNPVPADTVVFHNQYWTSSTRRRRLKKNHFHLENLEDLISLF